In Nitrosophilus labii, the following proteins share a genomic window:
- a CDS encoding protein-L-isoaspartate(D-aspartate) O-methyltransferase, which yields MNQFLKRVELQKCQKLADEIDRVFPLDSNIKKAIASTPREIFVPVGFKHHAYKLDALPISKNQWISSPLTVAKMTQFLEPKGADSVLEIGCGSGYQAAILSKLFRRVFSVERIEKLVWEAKKRFKELNILNINVRYSDGMLGWREFAPYDRILFSASLKNIPQNILEQLNNGGILVAPIEKDGKQIITRFIKNSFTIEKEELDECLFVPTKRGTV from the coding sequence ATGAATCAGTTTTTAAAAAGAGTCGAGCTTCAAAAGTGTCAAAAATTGGCAGACGAGATAGATAGAGTTTTCCCTTTGGATTCCAATATAAAAAAAGCTATTGCATCTACTCCTAGAGAGATATTTGTACCAGTAGGATTTAAACATCACGCCTATAAACTAGACGCTCTTCCTATTTCTAAAAATCAGTGGATTAGCTCTCCTTTGACTGTTGCAAAAATGACGCAATTTTTAGAGCCAAAAGGTGCGGACAGTGTTTTAGAGATAGGTTGTGGTAGCGGTTATCAGGCTGCAATACTAAGTAAACTTTTTAGGAGAGTTTTTAGCGTAGAAAGGATAGAAAAACTTGTCTGGGAAGCTAAAAAGAGGTTCAAAGAACTTAATATTTTAAATATCAATGTTAGATACTCTGACGGTATGCTTGGGTGGAGGGAGTTTGCACCATATGACAGAATTTTGTTTTCTGCCTCTTTGAAAAATATTCCACAAAATATCTTGGAGCAGCTAAATAACGGTGGAATATTAGTAGCACCTATAGAAAAAGATGGGAAACAGATAATAACAAGATTTATCAAAAATAGTTTTACGATAGAAAAAGAGGAACTTGATGAATGTCTCTTTGTTCCTACAAAAAGAGGTACTGTTTAA
- a CDS encoding ferredoxin-thioredoxin reductase catalytic domain-containing protein: MKSIDMSSDEFLQEMEKTKKFTDKVCKQFGWVYNPNSEVNEGVTMGLTRNKMLYGKRYCPCFMVIEENGKFKSADDRICPCKPAIEKEIPEEGKCHCGIFCTPEYAQTHEH; the protein is encoded by the coding sequence ATGAAATCGATTGATATGAGCAGTGATGAGTTTTTACAAGAGATGGAAAAAACAAAAAAGTTTACCGACAAAGTTTGCAAACAGTTTGGATGGGTTTATAATCCTAACTCTGAAGTAAACGAGGGGGTTACTATGGGGTTGACAAGAAACAAGATGCTTTACGGGAAAAGATATTGTCCATGTTTTATGGTAATTGAAGAGAATGGAAAGTTTAAAAGTGCAGATGATAGGATTTGTCCTTGCAAGCCTGCAATAGAGAAAGAGATACCAGAAGAGGGAAAATGTCACTGCGGCATATTTTGTACACCAGAATATGCACAGACACATGAACATTGA